In the Maribacter sp. MJ134 genome, one interval contains:
- the lon gene encoding endopeptidase La yields MGDSKFSNFDNMSLQGIDEDSELIPLLTAEDEEQMNSEQLPETLPILPLRNTVLFPGVVIPITAGRDKSIRLIKDANNGSKVIGVVSQKDEETENPDVKDINTLGTVARILRVLQMPDGNTTVIIQGKKRFEVAEVLSKKPYLTATVRETQETRPEKNSKEFSAIIESIKDLALKIIRDNPNIPSEASFAIKNIQSDSFLINFVSSNLNLEVQAKQELLEIGDLKERALATLKYMNVELQKLELKNDIQSKVRSDLDKQQRDYFLHQQMKTIQEELGGVSYDEEIDEMRNKSKKKKWGKKVKEHFTKELAKMQRMNPQVAEYSIQRNYLDLFLDLPWNEFSKDKFDLKRAERILDRDHYGLEDVKKRIIEYLAVLKLRNDMKSPILCLYGPPGVGKTSLGKSVAEALGREYVRISLGGLRDEAEIRGHRKTYIGAMPGRIVQSLKKAGTSNPVFILDEIDKLSNSHQGDPSSAMLEVLDPEQNSEFYDNFLEMGYDLSKVMFIATANSLGTIQPALRDRMEIINVTGYTIEEKVEIAKKHLLPKQLAEHGLDATHLKIAKPQLEKIVEGYTRESGVRSLEKQIAKMVRYAAKSIAIEESYNVKISNEDIIDVLGAPKMERGKYENNEVAGVVTGLAWTSVGGDILFIESILSKGKGTLNITGNLGKVMKESATIAMEYIKSNAERFGIDSSVFGNYNVHIHVPEGATPKDGPSAGITMLTSLVSLFTQKRVKKSLAMTGEITLRGKVLPVGGIKEKILAAKRAKIKEIILCADNERDIKEIKESYLKGLTFHYVKEMHEVIAIAITNTKVKNAKSLS; encoded by the coding sequence ATGGGAGATTCTAAATTTTCAAATTTTGACAATATGTCCTTGCAGGGAATCGATGAGGATTCTGAGTTAATCCCGCTTTTGACGGCGGAGGATGAGGAGCAGATGAATAGTGAGCAACTACCCGAAACCTTGCCTATTCTGCCATTGCGTAACACGGTATTGTTCCCCGGGGTGGTAATTCCTATAACTGCCGGGAGAGATAAATCTATTCGCCTGATTAAAGATGCCAATAACGGCTCAAAGGTAATTGGTGTAGTTTCGCAAAAAGACGAGGAAACTGAGAATCCCGATGTAAAGGATATTAATACACTGGGAACCGTTGCCCGTATCTTAAGAGTGCTTCAAATGCCAGACGGAAATACCACGGTAATCATTCAAGGAAAGAAAAGGTTCGAGGTAGCCGAGGTACTCTCCAAAAAGCCGTATTTGACCGCTACTGTAAGGGAAACCCAGGAAACCAGACCTGAAAAAAACAGCAAAGAGTTTTCGGCTATTATAGAATCAATAAAAGATTTAGCATTAAAGATAATACGCGACAATCCCAATATTCCGAGCGAGGCTTCCTTTGCTATAAAGAATATTCAAAGCGATTCTTTCTTAATCAACTTTGTTTCGTCCAATTTAAATTTGGAAGTCCAAGCCAAACAGGAATTGTTGGAAATCGGTGACCTAAAGGAGAGAGCCCTTGCTACATTAAAGTATATGAATGTAGAACTTCAAAAATTAGAATTGAAAAATGATATTCAGTCTAAAGTGAGAAGTGATCTAGATAAACAACAACGCGATTATTTTCTACATCAACAAATGAAGACCATTCAAGAAGAATTGGGTGGAGTTTCTTATGATGAGGAGATTGATGAGATGCGTAATAAGTCCAAAAAGAAAAAGTGGGGTAAAAAGGTAAAGGAGCATTTTACCAAGGAATTGGCAAAAATGCAACGTATGAACCCCCAAGTGGCAGAATATTCCATACAGCGTAATTACCTAGATCTTTTTCTAGATTTGCCCTGGAACGAATTCTCAAAGGATAAATTTGATCTGAAGCGTGCGGAGCGTATTTTAGATAGGGACCATTACGGTTTGGAAGATGTTAAGAAACGGATTATTGAGTATTTAGCGGTTCTGAAGCTTCGTAACGATATGAAATCCCCAATTCTATGTTTGTACGGACCTCCAGGTGTGGGTAAAACATCCTTGGGAAAATCTGTAGCTGAGGCTTTAGGAAGGGAATACGTGCGTATCTCCCTGGGGGGATTACGGGATGAGGCTGAAATAAGAGGTCACAGAAAAACGTATATAGGAGCAATGCCCGGTAGAATTGTACAGAGCCTTAAAAAGGCGGGGACTTCTAACCCGGTTTTTATTTTAGATGAAATAGACAAACTTTCCAATAGTCATCAGGGCGATCCATCATCCGCGATGCTAGAGGTATTGGATCCTGAGCAGAATAGCGAGTTTTATGATAATTTCCTTGAGATGGGATATGACCTTTCTAAAGTCATGTTCATAGCTACGGCAAATAGCCTTGGAACAATTCAGCCGGCCTTACGCGATCGTATGGAAATTATAAACGTAACTGGTTACACCATAGAGGAGAAGGTGGAGATCGCAAAAAAGCATTTGCTCCCTAAACAATTAGCGGAACATGGTTTGGACGCAACACATTTGAAAATTGCAAAGCCACAATTAGAAAAAATCGTTGAGGGGTATACCCGTGAATCTGGCGTGCGTTCTTTGGAAAAACAAATCGCTAAGATGGTGCGTTATGCGGCCAAGTCCATTGCAATTGAAGAATCTTATAATGTAAAGATCAGCAATGAAGACATTATTGATGTGCTTGGCGCGCCCAAAATGGAACGCGGAAAATATGAGAACAATGAAGTAGCGGGCGTTGTTACTGGTCTTGCATGGACAAGTGTGGGTGGAGATATACTATTTATAGAATCCATTTTATCGAAAGGAAAAGGCACCTTGAACATCACAGGTAACTTAGGCAAGGTAATGAAGGAATCGGCTACCATAGCCATGGAATATATCAAGTCTAATGCAGAGCGGTTTGGAATTGACAGCTCGGTATTTGGAAACTATAATGTTCACATACACGTGCCGGAAGGAGCAACACCAAAGGATGGTCCAAGCGCTGGTATTACGATGCTTACCTCGCTAGTCTCTTTATTTACCCAAAAAAGAGTAAAGAAAAGTTTAGCGATGACGGGTGAAATTACTTTAAGGGGTAAAGTGTTACCCGTTGGTGGTATAAAAGAAAAGATACTAGCGGCCAAACGTGCTAAAATCAAGGAAATAATTCTTTGTGCGGACAACGAACGAGATATAAAGGAAATTAAAGAATCCTACCTAAAGGGCCTCACATTCCATTATGTAAAAGAGATGCATGAAGTGATAGCTATAGCCATAACGAATACTAAAGTTAAAAACGCAAAGTCCTTATCGTAA
- a CDS encoding galactose oxidase-like domain-containing protein has protein sequence MEINHSFYIKPIFIFLITLTTLNGQDNYQNGAWSDPIPFDLVPVAVANLPDGRLITWSSKFHDNFGGEDGFTFTQIFDPSIGADGDVLARTVTQTNHDMFCPGITNLPDGRIMATGGSSSERSSIYNPTTETWIRADDMNIPRGYHGAVTLSDGSTFTIGGSWSGGEGNKDAEIWRPETGWRVLSGLQNEILWNVNDSDSEGQGIYRLDNHAWLWPAPNGKIFHAGPGETMHWIDEKGNNGNGSFSSAGKRLNDTYSMNGNTVMFDIGKLLKVGGSGTYALDSPANENSYVIDINDENNVQTIPTLNSMENARVFVSSVVLPNGEVLIVGGMDKADDFSDTGAYLTGEIYNPDTNSFRTVASMQVPRTYHSAGILLNDGRVFIGGGGLCGNCDDLNHFDAEIYSPPYLFNTNGSLATRPEIEAPEVADYNSDISVTGTQGIVEFSLIRFSSATHSVNNEQRRIPISFSENAGAYNLTIPNRELLPPGNYMLFALDSFGVPSISETVRVGSALPVENLPNLVLDLKFEEGTGINVVDSSGNGNNATIVERDNNKNPIPVTQSYWTSDGLFGNAMEMDGKEFESNSIVEVPYSDSMASIDEELTVMAWVYRDEIEKNVAILSHDYPSLFFGFHNSLYKLEFPTNNGSSVNCYVGYSPAQKWVHIAATFDGQVGRLYANGVEICSDLASGQINLESSEQF, from the coding sequence ATGGAAATAAATCATTCATTCTACATTAAACCAATTTTTATTTTTTTAATTACGCTTACGACTTTAAATGGACAAGATAACTACCAAAACGGTGCTTGGAGTGACCCAATACCCTTTGATTTAGTTCCTGTAGCCGTAGCCAATTTACCTGACGGGCGACTCATTACTTGGTCGTCTAAATTTCACGATAATTTTGGTGGTGAAGACGGATTTACATTCACTCAAATTTTTGATCCTTCCATTGGCGCAGATGGTGATGTATTAGCCAGAACTGTTACGCAGACTAATCACGATATGTTTTGTCCAGGAATAACAAATCTTCCTGATGGCAGAATAATGGCTACCGGAGGAAGTTCAAGTGAGCGTTCAAGTATTTATAATCCAACTACAGAAACTTGGATTAGGGCAGATGATATGAATATACCTAGGGGTTATCATGGTGCAGTGACGTTATCTGATGGTTCAACCTTTACAATCGGAGGTTCATGGAGTGGTGGAGAGGGAAATAAAGATGCCGAAATTTGGCGTCCTGAAACGGGTTGGAGAGTTCTTAGCGGTCTTCAAAATGAAATACTCTGGAATGTAAATGATTCCGATTCAGAAGGGCAGGGAATTTATAGATTAGATAATCATGCTTGGTTATGGCCTGCACCAAATGGGAAAATTTTTCATGCGGGACCCGGCGAAACTATGCATTGGATAGATGAAAAAGGAAATAATGGCAATGGTTCATTTTCCTCTGCAGGAAAACGATTAAATGACACCTATTCTATGAATGGTAATACAGTGATGTTTGATATTGGTAAATTACTCAAAGTTGGGGGTAGTGGTACGTATGCACTCGACTCTCCCGCAAACGAAAATTCCTATGTTATTGATATTAATGATGAGAATAATGTACAAACAATACCAACCTTAAACTCTATGGAAAATGCAAGAGTTTTTGTTAGCAGTGTTGTCTTGCCTAATGGTGAAGTTTTGATTGTGGGAGGAATGGACAAAGCAGATGATTTTTCTGATACAGGAGCGTATTTAACAGGAGAAATCTATAATCCGGATACTAATTCCTTTAGAACCGTAGCCAGTATGCAAGTTCCAAGAACGTACCATAGCGCTGGAATACTTTTAAACGATGGAAGAGTTTTTATAGGGGGTGGGGGTTTGTGTGGAAATTGTGATGATTTGAATCATTTTGATGCTGAAATATATAGTCCGCCCTATCTTTTTAATACTAATGGTTCCTTGGCCACTCGACCTGAAATTGAAGCACCTGAAGTTGCTGATTATAATAGTGATATTTCTGTAACAGGAACTCAAGGTATAGTAGAATTTAGTCTTATTAGATTCTCATCAGCTACTCATAGTGTTAACAATGAACAAAGAAGAATCCCAATATCTTTTAGTGAGAATGCTGGGGCGTACAACTTGACTATACCTAATAGGGAACTTTTGCCTCCAGGAAACTATATGCTCTTTGCATTAGACAGTTTTGGGGTTCCGAGTATTTCCGAAACCGTTCGTGTTGGCTCTGCCTTACCTGTAGAAAATTTGCCGAATTTAGTTTTAGATTTAAAATTCGAAGAGGGAACAGGTATTAACGTCGTAGATAGTTCAGGTAATGGAAATAATGCCACAATAGTGGAACGTGATAATAATAAGAATCCGATTCCTGTTACACAAAGTTATTGGACTTCTGATGGATTGTTCGGGAATGCGATGGAAATGGATGGGAAAGAGTTTGAAAGTAATAGTATAGTGGAAGTGCCTTACTCCGACTCTATGGCTTCTATTGATGAAGAATTAACGGTTATGGCATGGGTTTATCGTGATGAAATAGAGAAGAATGTTGCAATTTTATCACATGATTATCCTAGCTTGTTTTTTGGATTTCATAATAGTCTTTATAAATTAGAGTTTCCAACAAATAACGGTAGTTCAGTAAATTGCTATGTAGGATATTCACCTGCTCAAAAGTGGGTCCATATAGCAGCCACATTTGATGGTCAAGTAGGTAGATTATACGCAAATGGAGTAGAAATTTGTAGTGATTTAGCCTCTGGCCAAATAAATTTGGAATCTTCTGAACAGTTTTAA
- a CDS encoding head GIN domain-containing protein — protein sequence MKNLTTLAVVLALTVSCSAQWGKKVKGNGNTVTIDRSTGDYDAIAVSGWFDVDLIEGEEGKLTIEGESNLLEYIVTEVKNGKLVLKTEKGVNLKPSNWNSGIRITVPVEQVSSIALSGSGDIVGKKTIKTDRLSTSMSGSGDITLDVEAKSVDASMSGSGDITFSGRTSDFEATISGSGDIKAFELEADNVNATVSGSADIKVTANKMLKARVSGSGDITYKGNPEKLDTKTSGSGDISKG from the coding sequence ATGAAAAATTTAACAACACTAGCAGTAGTATTAGCATTAACGGTTTCCTGTTCCGCGCAATGGGGTAAAAAAGTAAAAGGAAACGGAAACACGGTAACCATAGACCGCTCAACGGGCGACTATGATGCCATAGCGGTCTCAGGATGGTTTGATGTGGATTTGATAGAAGGTGAGGAAGGGAAATTAACTATTGAAGGAGAATCTAATCTCTTAGAGTACATTGTAACCGAAGTGAAAAACGGAAAATTGGTTCTTAAGACGGAAAAGGGTGTTAACCTAAAACCTTCCAATTGGAACAGCGGAATAAGAATTACCGTTCCTGTTGAGCAAGTAAGTTCAATAGCGCTCTCAGGTTCAGGTGATATCGTTGGTAAAAAGACCATCAAAACGGACCGTTTGAGTACATCTATGTCCGGTTCTGGGGATATTACCTTGGATGTAGAGGCTAAATCTGTAGACGCGAGCATGTCCGGTTCAGGTGATATTACTTTCAGCGGAAGAACTTCTGATTTTGAAGCTACTATTTCTGGAAGTGGTGATATCAAGGCTTTTGAACTTGAGGCGGATAATGTGAATGCCACTGTCTCAGGTTCCGCGGATATTAAGGTAACTGCCAATAAAATGCTCAAAGCGAGAGTTTCCGGGTCCGGGGATATTACCTATAAGGGAAATCCGGAAAAACTAGACACTAAAACCTCAGGGTCAGGAGATATTTCAAAAGGATAA
- a CDS encoding MFS transporter, whose product MTRTLAIKGSKKLLNAWAFYDWANSVYSLVIASAIFPIFYGALFRVAEIEKVVVFGGEIARAPLISYVTSAAFVFIAIITPLISGVADYLGNKKVFMKFFCYLGGVSCIGLYWFSLENIYIGLLCYFFGLVGFWVSFAINNSYLPDVAFPEQQDRISAKGFSMGYIGSVILLLFNLAMVMKPDFFNIVSDEGGIAEVKAMKYSFVSVGIWWIIFAQYSFYHLPKGHRKEGERTNVILNGFKELRDVWHQLGEQIKLKRYLVAFFVYSMAVQTVMLIATYFGEEEIAWGTDSERTTGLIVSILVIQIVAILGATVTAWASKNFGNIKTLIVVNALWIIICIYAYFVITPMDFYIAAGCVGIVMGGIQALSRSTYSKFLPETTDTTSFFSFYDVAEKIGIIIGTFLYGFVAQFTGSMRNAIIFLGLFFLIGMLLLTRVKDK is encoded by the coding sequence ATGACCAGAACTTTAGCGATTAAAGGGAGTAAAAAATTATTGAACGCTTGGGCCTTTTATGATTGGGCGAACTCGGTATATAGTCTTGTAATTGCGTCTGCTATTTTCCCCATTTTTTATGGAGCCCTATTTCGAGTGGCAGAAATAGAAAAAGTGGTTGTTTTTGGAGGAGAGATTGCCAGAGCTCCTTTAATAAGTTATGTTACTTCTGCCGCCTTTGTTTTTATAGCGATCATTACCCCTTTAATTTCAGGTGTTGCCGATTATCTGGGTAATAAGAAGGTGTTCATGAAATTTTTCTGTTATCTCGGAGGCGTATCCTGTATTGGACTTTACTGGTTTTCCTTAGAAAATATTTATATAGGTCTCCTTTGCTACTTCTTTGGACTGGTAGGTTTTTGGGTCAGCTTCGCTATAAATAATTCGTATCTGCCAGATGTAGCCTTTCCAGAACAACAAGACAGGATAAGCGCAAAAGGGTTTTCCATGGGTTACATAGGTAGCGTCATCTTGCTTTTATTTAACCTTGCCATGGTGATGAAACCCGATTTTTTCAACATAGTGTCTGATGAAGGTGGTATCGCCGAAGTGAAAGCAATGAAGTACTCCTTTGTATCCGTTGGTATTTGGTGGATTATCTTTGCCCAATACTCTTTTTATCACCTACCTAAGGGTCATAGAAAAGAAGGAGAGCGTACCAATGTTATCTTAAACGGATTTAAAGAGCTTAGGGATGTCTGGCACCAATTGGGTGAGCAGATAAAGCTAAAACGGTATTTGGTCGCTTTTTTTGTTTACAGTATGGCGGTGCAGACCGTGATGTTGATTGCTACCTACTTTGGGGAGGAGGAAATAGCCTGGGGTACGGATAGCGAAAGAACTACAGGACTTATTGTAAGTATTTTGGTTATTCAGATTGTGGCTATTTTAGGAGCCACGGTGACTGCATGGGCGTCCAAGAACTTTGGTAATATCAAAACACTTATTGTAGTAAATGCATTATGGATTATTATTTGTATCTACGCCTATTTTGTAATAACACCCATGGATTTTTATATTGCTGCCGGATGTGTAGGTATCGTTATGGGTGGTATTCAAGCATTATCGAGATCTACATATTCCAAGTTTTTGCCCGAAACCACAGACACTACCTCTTTCTTCAGTTTTTATGACGTTGCGGAGAAAATAGGAATCATTATAGGAACTTTCTTATATGGTTTTGTAGCGCAATTTACGGGGAGCATGAGAAATGCCATTATCTTTTTGGGCTTATTTTTTCTTATTGGTATGTTATTACTCACTCGGGTAAAGGACAAATAA
- the cmk gene encoding (d)CMP kinase, with amino-acid sequence MKRITIAIDGFSSTGKSTLAKQLAKALSYVYVDTGAMYRAVTLFAMQKGFIGSGKNDFDGLVRSLEDIVLKFSYNEELGFAEMFLNGKNVEKDIRTLEVSRNVSQVAEIEEVRAKLVELQKEMGKEKGVVMDGRDIGTVVFPNAELKIFMTASPEKRAYRRYKELLERGDNVVYEDVLENVQKRDYIDSHREISPLKKADDAVEFDNSDMGLKEQFERLHNHALHVIDR; translated from the coding sequence ATGAAAAGAATTACCATAGCCATAGACGGATTTTCTTCTACAGGGAAAAGTACTCTAGCCAAACAATTAGCAAAAGCACTGAGCTACGTCTACGTAGATACAGGTGCTATGTATAGGGCGGTTACATTATTTGCAATGCAAAAAGGGTTCATAGGTTCTGGTAAAAACGATTTTGACGGATTAGTAAGGTCATTAGAGGACATTGTTTTAAAATTCTCCTATAACGAAGAACTTGGTTTCGCAGAAATGTTTCTGAATGGTAAGAATGTAGAAAAAGATATACGCACTTTGGAAGTGTCTAGGAACGTAAGCCAAGTCGCAGAAATAGAAGAGGTTAGAGCCAAGTTGGTAGAGCTACAAAAAGAAATGGGTAAGGAAAAAGGTGTTGTAATGGACGGTAGGGATATAGGTACCGTGGTTTTTCCTAATGCCGAACTTAAAATTTTCATGACTGCATCTCCCGAAAAAAGGGCGTATAGAAGATATAAAGAACTATTGGAGAGGGGAGATAACGTAGTTTATGAAGATGTTCTAGAGAATGTTCAGAAGCGTGACTATATTGACTCTCATCGTGAAATTTCTCCTTTGAAAAAAGCTGATGATGCCGTGGAATTCGATAATAGTGATATGGGTCTAAAAGAGCAGTTTGAAAGGTTACACAATCATGCTTTACACGTTATAGATAGGTAA
- a CDS encoding discoidin domain-containing protein, giving the protein MDGRIDELKVFNSALGPNEIEAFYDLGVQQNNPDVVTCEVGTISAQFKIGASGSWQTGNVANVNIGDEVYIRANVATDEEYFVTLPFNQQNTFSSIDNFPNFEDTTSYKINTFNGGNGRIENNNLGQYALTTASGCTAVIDVRIAGDCNLIEQEYRINGVWQSGAEEITLDEGDELVLSILPNGIDVTITLPNGSFEQDNYNLGNVTLSNSGNYTFTTADGCTKTLTVNIGTDETLVCNDIFTQYSINGLTSIQGTEVNLEEGDDITLSLFPDGVEYEIISPEGLNLDGNSLDGYTLTDISKSQEGDYTFITQLSGSGANNPDISVVFTDSEEVDAEDGRAINVLDGNSSTIWHTRWSGNTNDSQPHEIQFDLGGTFEINGLTYLPRQDNILNGTIVQYEVYISDNTNDWGNPLVQGNWVGDNSLKTINFQTTLGQYVRLVSLAEINGEAWASASEITISTTEIIQDCEKIMTITVESADPDGLLSVNDVGEVVSSYAPGSQDNGSHEVLDGGGTLRMTGNSWKKVPLSYEITSGTVLEFDLRVTGLGEIHGIGFDNDNTLESSDAVSSFQLAGTQNYGNQDFRTYGGSDWVSFSIPVGQYFTGGFAYLVFAGDKDSNANVQDSSFRNIVLREVSPVAVSGIVVNPQELTLSVGAVGNPSYEILPSDATDRNVSWSVSDDDIASVDQNGRISALSIGETTITVTTDDGGFIDDIIVTFESADPDGLLSVNDVGEVVSSYAPGSQDNGSHEVLDGGGTLRMTGNSWKKVPLSYEITSGTVLEFDLRVTGLGEIHGIGFDNDNTLESSDAVSSFQLAGTQNYGNQDFRTYGGSDWVSFSIPVGQYFTGGFAYLVFAGDKDSNANVQDSSFRNIVLRENTVTSKTLSLTNDTKILSGGIQENDIIIYPNPTEGIINIDLSMYLGTAITIDIINSAGQSMIKVVLDENHETVASINLDSLIDGIYYVIVDGEIGKTSRSVVLLKK; this is encoded by the coding sequence TTGGACGGTCGCATAGATGAATTGAAGGTTTTTAATAGTGCGTTGGGTCCTAATGAAATTGAAGCATTTTATGATTTGGGCGTACAACAGAATAATCCCGATGTTGTCACCTGCGAAGTGGGAACTATAAGCGCTCAATTTAAAATTGGCGCTAGCGGTTCATGGCAAACGGGAAATGTAGCCAATGTTAATATTGGCGATGAGGTATATATCAGAGCAAATGTTGCCACAGACGAAGAATACTTTGTTACCTTACCTTTTAATCAACAAAATACATTTAGCTCGATAGATAATTTTCCGAACTTCGAAGATACAACTTCATATAAAATTAACACTTTTAATGGAGGCAACGGTAGAATTGAAAATAATAATTTAGGGCAATATGCACTCACCACTGCTAGCGGATGTACTGCTGTTATTGATGTTAGAATAGCAGGAGACTGTAATTTAATAGAACAAGAATATAGGATAAATGGTGTTTGGCAAAGTGGTGCCGAGGAAATTACTTTGGATGAAGGTGACGAACTAGTTCTCAGCATACTTCCAAACGGTATTGACGTGACAATTACATTACCAAATGGCTCATTCGAACAAGACAATTACAATCTGGGTAATGTCACTTTATCGAATTCCGGTAATTACACATTCACAACAGCTGATGGATGCACCAAGACCTTAACAGTGAATATAGGAACGGATGAAACCTTAGTGTGCAATGATATTTTTACACAGTATAGCATAAATGGTTTGACAAGCATACAAGGCACTGAGGTCAATTTAGAAGAGGGTGACGATATTACACTGAGTCTTTTTCCAGATGGAGTTGAGTATGAGATAATTTCTCCCGAAGGATTAAATCTTGATGGGAATAGTTTAGACGGTTACACACTTACTGATATTTCAAAATCTCAAGAAGGAGACTATACCTTTATCACTCAATTGAGTGGTTCAGGTGCTAATAATCCAGATATTTCAGTAGTTTTTACCGACAGTGAAGAAGTAGATGCTGAAGACGGTCGTGCAATCAATGTCCTAGATGGAAATTCTTCTACAATATGGCACACCAGATGGTCTGGTAATACTAATGATAGCCAACCTCATGAAATTCAATTTGATTTGGGAGGTACATTTGAGATCAATGGTCTAACATATTTACCAAGACAAGATAATATCTTAAATGGTACAATCGTCCAATATGAAGTATATATAAGTGACAATACCAATGATTGGGGCAACCCATTGGTTCAAGGTAATTGGGTAGGAGATAATAGTCTTAAAACCATTAATTTTCAAACTACTTTGGGGCAATATGTAAGATTGGTATCTTTAGCTGAGATTAACGGGGAAGCCTGGGCTTCTGCCTCTGAAATTACCATTAGCACGACCGAAATAATTCAGGACTGTGAAAAAATCATGACAATTACCGTTGAGTCGGCTGATCCTGATGGTCTTTTGAGCGTTAACGATGTTGGAGAGGTGGTTAGTTCTTATGCTCCGGGTTCTCAGGACAATGGCTCCCATGAGGTGTTGGACGGCGGCGGCACGTTGCGAATGACGGGCAACTCTTGGAAGAAGGTGCCGTTGTCCTACGAGATTACTTCTGGAACGGTGTTGGAGTTCGATTTGCGTGTTACCGGTCTTGGCGAGATACATGGAATCGGTTTTGATAATGATAATACTCTTGAAAGTTCTGATGCTGTAAGTTCGTTTCAGTTGGCGGGAACTCAAAACTATGGAAATCAGGATTTCCGTACGTACGGCGGTAGTGATTGGGTTTCGTTCTCCATACCCGTTGGACAGTATTTCACAGGTGGTTTCGCCTATCTTGTTTTCGCCGGTGACAAGGATAGTAACGCTAATGTCCAAGATAGTTCTTTCAGGAACATTGTATTGAGGGAAGTTTCACCTGTTGCCGTTTCGGGAATAGTTGTTAATCCTCAGGAGCTTACTCTTTCCGTTGGTGCCGTAGGTAATCCATCTTATGAGATTTTGCCCTCGGATGCGACGGACCGTAATGTATCATGGAGTGTTTCCGATGATGATATAGCCTCGGTTGACCAGAACGGTAGGATATCCGCACTATCCATTGGTGAAACGACAATTACCGTAACTACGGACGATGGCGGTTTCATTGATGATATAATAGTTACTTTTGAGTCGGCTGATCCTGATGGTCTTTTGAGCGTTAACGATGTTGGAGAGGTGGTTAGTTCTTATGCTCCGGGTTCTCAGGACAATGGCTCCCATGAGGTGTTGGACGGCGGCGGCACGTTGCGAATGACGGGCAACTCTTGGAAGAAGGTGCCGTTGTCCTACGAGATTACTTCTGGAACGGTGTTGGAGTTCGATTTGCGTGTTACCGGTCTTGGCGAGATACATGGAATCGGTTTTGATAATGATAATACTCTTGAAAGTTCTGATGCTGTAAGTTCGTTTCAGTTGGCGGGAACTCAAAACTATGGAAATCAGGATTTCCGTACGTACGGCGGTAGTGATTGGGTTTCGTTCTCCATACCCGTTGGACAGTATTTCACAGGTGGTTTCGCCTATCTTGTTTTCGCCGGTGACAAGGATAGTAACGCTAATGTCCAAGATAGTTCTTTCAGGAACATTGTATTGAGGGAAAATACAGTTACTAGCAAGACACTAAGTTTAACAAATGATACGAAAATCTTGTCTGGTGGTATCCAAGAAAATGATATAATTATATACCCCAATCCAACGGAGGGAATTATAAATATAGACCTGTCAATGTATCTTGGTACTGCAATTACTATTGACATTATAAATTCTGCGGGTCAGAGTATGATAAAAGTGGTATTGGATGAAAATCATGAAACGGTTGCATCTATAAATTTGGATAGTCTAATAGATGGTATTTATTATGTTATTGTGGATGGAGAAATAGGAAAGACGAGCAGGTCAGTCGTCCTATTGAAAAAATAA
- a CDS encoding RNA polymerase sigma factor, with protein MSQKKVHIDALLQSCMLGKQSAQLEVYNRYYKAMYNTAVRIVKDSAEAEDIMQESFLNAFTKLHTFKGEVAFGAWLKRIVVNNSIYHYKKQRKKNEVALDDLMYKVEDNDGIASDHVFTEQKAQKVMETMKSLKDNYRISLTLHLIEGYDYEEIGTIMNLSYANCRTTISRAKESLRKQLLIAN; from the coding sequence TTGAGCCAAAAAAAAGTACATATTGATGCATTACTGCAATCGTGCATGCTAGGAAAACAAAGTGCACAGCTAGAAGTTTACAACAGGTACTACAAAGCCATGTACAACACGGCCGTACGAATTGTAAAAGACAGCGCGGAGGCGGAGGATATTATGCAAGAATCGTTTCTTAACGCGTTTACGAAACTGCATACTTTCAAAGGTGAAGTAGCCTTTGGTGCCTGGCTAAAGCGAATTGTAGTAAACAACAGTATTTATCATTACAAAAAGCAACGGAAGAAAAATGAAGTTGCATTAGATGATTTAATGTACAAGGTCGAAGATAATGACGGAATTGCTTCAGATCATGTGTTTACGGAACAAAAGGCTCAAAAAGTGATGGAAACCATGAAAAGTTTGAAAGATAATTACAGAATTTCTTTGACCTTACATTTAATAGAAGGTTACGACTATGAAGAAATTGGTACCATTATGAACTTAAGTTATGCAAACTGCAGAACAACAATTTCCAGGGCTAAGGAAAGCCTTAGAAAACAACTTTTAATTGCGAACTAA